AGGGCGGTGCCGCCAGGTGGGGTGTAGCTGGGCGCGCCGGCTGGTCAGCTGGCCCGCCTTGTCGAACGTGGAGGTCACGGTGCGGCCCTCGGCGTCCGTCTCGTGGGTCTTGGCACCAAGCGTGTCGTAGCCGAAGTGGACGGTGGGGCGGGCATCAGCAGCTGTACCGGCCTTATCCACCTTGACCTGCGGACCTGTGGCCTCGACCAGACGTCCCAGTGCGTCGTAGCGCATCTCGGTGGTGAAGTCGGCCTTGTTGGCGCCGTCGGCGTTGCCGCGCGGATCAGTAGAGGTGATGGCCAGACCGCGGTCGTCATAGGTAACAGTGGAGACCAGGTCTACGTCGCCGTTTTCGACGGTCGTCTTGGTGACGAGGTTCGTCTTGTTGTAGCCGTACTCGGTGATCTCGGTACGGGTCGATCCGGCGCCGGTACGAGCGGCCTTGGTCGTGTTGCCGTTGGCGTCGTAGCTGAAGACCGTCTTGCGGTTCAGGTCGCTGGGGTCGAGGGTTTGCGAGGTCAGGCGAGCGGCCGCATCGTAGACGTACTCGGTCGTTACCTTTCCGCCGCCTGTAACCAGCTTGATCTGGTTGCCTGCGGCGTCGTAGGCGTGATCCTCCAGAACCACATCGCGTGCAGCGGTGGTGGAGCCGTTCAGCTTGACAGCGGAAGCGGTCTTCTGGGCCAGCAGGTTGTTGTCGAAGTAGGTGAACGTGGTCTTACGGCCCATGGCATCAGAGTGCGCGGCCAGGCGACCGCCGGGATCATAGCTGAACGACTCCAGCACCACGTCCTTGGCCGGCTGCGGGTTGACCGGGCTACCGGTCCACCCCTTCAGTGTCTTCGACGCCAGCTCACCACGCTTGCTGTAGCCGTATTCGACGACCGCACCCTTGGTGTCGGTCACCGTTGCCAAGCTGCCGATGGTGTCCCAGCTCTGGCGGACGACACCGCCCTCGGGGTCGGTGGCGGTTTCGACTCGGCCGTGGGTGTCGTAGGTGTAGACGGTGGCGCGCTCGGCGTCTCCACCGGTCAGGTCGCTGATGGTCTCGCTGAGCCTGTTGCCGTCCGGGTCATAGCCGTACGTGGTGCGCTTGGTGTGAGTGACGCCGGACACCTCGTTCTTCACGCCCGGCTCGGTCTGCGTTGCCACTCGCCCGACTTCGTCGTAGGTGATGGCGGTCTTGACCCCATCCGGATGGGCCTGCGACACCTCCGACTTCTCCCGCAGCCGACCCAGCGCGTCGTAACTCAGCTTGACCAAGAGGCCCTCAGGATTACGCTGCTCGGCCAAATCACCGGCCGCGGTGTAGGCGTAGGTGGTCTCGTTGCCTTTGAGGTCCTTGGCTGACTTCATTAAGCCCGCGGGCATGGCGCCGCCGCCGACCGCGGGCTCGGTACCGTCGGTGTAGACCTTGCTCGCGCTGCGACCGGTCGGGAAATCTTCCGTGGCCGCGGTGGTGACCTTGATCTCTTCGCCGAAGGCGTTGTGAAGCCACGAGGTCTGATACGTGTCATCTGTCGGCGACGCCGACCGTGCATCCCGGCGGGCGGTCTGCAGATCGTTGCGCGGGTTGAACGGATTGTCTGCATCGATGAAGTAGCTGGAGTACTCCATCGAGCAGTTCACGCCAGTCTTACGGCAGGTCTTCTTCGACAGCAGGTTCCCGCGCGCGTCGTAGGCGAACTCGACCACGTTGTTGTTGGGGTCGAACACCTTGGCTGGGTATCCGCCGACGTCATAGGCCCACTTCGTGGTCGCCCCCACCTGGTCGCTCTGTGATACCGCCCGGTTACCGCGCTGTGCGTCGCTGACGTAGGTGACGATGCCATTGGCCGGATCCGTCACCGTCACGGTGGCGAAGGTGGAGATGGTGGTCTGCTTGGCATAGACCGGCTCCGACAACGTCCACTTGCCGCCGTTGGCGTCAACGTGCGTCACCAGACGGCCACCGTCGGCGGCGTAGGTGTTGTCCGCGTTCACTCGCCCCGACGGCAGCGTGACCTTGGTCAGCTGCGGCTGGGGGTTGCGTGCGGCGTAGTGCCGCTGGACTGTTGGCGCGCCAAGGGGCTTGCCGTAGACCGCGACTTCATCGATGTCGCCGTTGAACGGGAACGCCTTGGTCGTGGTGGTGCTGGACGGCCAGGCTGTGCTTGCGTAGCCGGAGCCGATCCGGGTCTCCCATTGGTCGCCGTGCTTGATCTCGCCAGCCAGGGTGCCGACCTGTGCGCCGTCCAGGTAGAGCGTCTGGGTGTCCTTGTGACCTGACAGCACCACGTGGTGCCAGGCTCCGTTGTTCACCGTGGTGGCAGAGGTGATGGGCGTGTGGGCGCCGGTGTAGAACTGGGCGCGGAGTTTGCCGTCGGTGCCTACATACGCCACCGGTGTGAACGCCGACGGGGTGTTGTCCGCGGAGTTCTGCATCCCGATGATCGTGCCGGAAGTGGTGGTCTTGAACCATGCCTCCACTGCGAGCTCGCCGCCCTGGCCGCTGATCGTCGAACGCGGCAGCTGCACGAAGGTGGAGGTCGCGGCACCCTTGAACCGCATCGCCACGTCCGGCGACCCGCCGAGCGCGCCCTGGACCCCGACCCCGAGATCGGCCGGCGTGGTGCCGGTGAGCTTGGCCTGCTCCTCAGTGATGTTCCAGCCTGCCGAGGAGGCGACCTTCGTCCCCGTCGTGGTAGCAGTTTCGTTCAGCCGGTAGTAGTACTCCGGCGTCGAGTCCAGCACCACGCTCTTGTAACGGGAGGCAGCCGTGTACGCGTAGCCCGTGCACGCGGTAGCCGAGGTGGGCGGGCACACCTTCACCAACTGGTCGCCGTCGTAGGCGTAGGTCCAGGTCAACGGTTTACCGTCGACGGGGTCAGTGGACACGCTCGTGACGTGGTTACCGGTCCAGGCGAACGTCAGTGACCGGCCTCCGGTCGCGGTCACCTTCGCCAGCTTGCCGTCGGTGCCGCGGGCGAGCTCCTGGGACCGGCCCCGATGATCGGTGATCTTTGTGAGGTTGCCTGCTTGGTCGAACCAGTAGGAAGTGGCCGACTTGTCCATCAGCCGCCAACCGCCCCCAGCCTCGACGCTCAGCGTGGCGAACGTACCTGACGGGGCGGCGAACGTTCCGTCCCCCTTGGGGGCGAACCGCATCTGCTCGCCCGCCGGGTAGGTCACCAGGAGACTTCCCTGAGGCTCCACTTCGATCCGCATGTCCCACCGGGTGGTCCAGCCAGCGCCGAAGGCACCACTGGTGCGCGGGTCCAGGCTGTTGTAGGTACGGGTCACCGACAGCGGCGGACCCACGACCGCCACCGAGGCGTCGGTTGCCGTGTGGGCGTAGTTGCCCGAAACATGATTGAAGTCACGGCCCTGCGTGCCGCCTGCCAGCAAAGCGTTGATATTACCCTGCTCCACTGCCGGAGTGAAGGTACGCCAGGCAGAGGTCACCGTCGTGTAGGTGGTGGCGGCCTTGGCCATCCACGAGTACGTCTTGCCCCACGCCAGTTTCTTGTCCGGCACCTGCCACGCACCGGTGGTGCTCCACTGGGGCGAGCTTTCGCACCAGGTCCAGTTCGGGGCGGTGCCCTCACATACCTGGAACCAATAGTTGACCGGAGCTTCGTTCAGCGGGCGGGCGTTCGCCGACAGTACTGGTGTCAGTGTCCCGACTTGCGTGTTGTTCTCCGGGGAGAAGGTTTCGAACGGTAGGGCGCTGATCCTCGCATAAACCCAGTCAGACCAGGGGCTGACCTGACCGCCGGTGGTCGTCTTGGCCTGGGCTCGCCATCGGATCTGCCAGCCGTCCTTTAGCTTGTCCGCCGGGACGGCGATCCACGCTGTCGTACCGGTCGCGCTTTCGGAAGTGGTGGTCCCCGCCCAGATCTGGCCCGTCCCCTGCTCGGCAGCGGCTGGGTCGTGCTCGACCTCGACGCTTAGCTTCATCGCCCGGTTCTCTGGGTCGGTAATCTTGGCATACAGCCATGGCGTAAGGGAGCCCGCAGTCCAGGAGGCCGTGCCTCGCACCGCAGGGTCCATGCCGAGCCCTTCGACCGAAGGCTTCTTCAAGTCGATCTTGGCGTTGTTCCATTCTGACCACGGGCCGACTACGCCTGAGCTGGTCTTGGCCTGAACGCGCCAGCGCACGAGCCAGCCATCCTGCAACTTGGCGGCGGGAAGTTGTATCCAGGCATTCGTACCGGAGCTGGCGGCCTGCGCACCGGTACCGCCGTAGATCAGACCTGTCCCCTGACCAGCAGCAAGAGGATCGTGCTCCACCTCAACCGTGAGGAAGGACGACCGGCTCTCGGGGTCAGTGACCTTCGCGTACACCCACGGCGTCAACGACGAGACCATCCAGGAGCCGGACATCTGAGTCGCCGGAGTCATCCCCCAGCCAGAGACACCCGGCTTCTTCAAGTCAACCTTCGCCGACTGCCACCCAGACCAGACACCGCTGACGCCACCTGTGGTCACACCGCGCACCCGCCAGCGGATCAGCATGCCGTCGGTAAGTTTCTCGGCGGGGACCTGGCAAGCAGCGGCAAGCAGTGGACCGACAGCGGGACCGTACACGACCAGCGCGGGCTCAAGCAGCGAGAGGAACGAGAGGTCCGTCCCGTGCCGATCCCACCGGAACTGGTTCGCATACTGCGAGCGCACCTTGAGGCATTCGGAACGGCCCCGGACGGACGCCTGTTCCGCAACGAGCGCGGCGGAGTCCTCGGCGCATCTACCTACTCGCGAGCCTGGGAAGAGGCCCGCCGCTTTGCCCTAACCCCGCAGCAGGTCGCCTCACCCCTTGCTGGAAAGCCCTACGACCTGCGCCACGCTGCCCTGTCCACGTGGCTCAACGCGGGCGTCGATGCGACAGAGGTAGCAGAGCGCGCGGGCAACAGCGTGGAGGTCCTCCTCAAGCGGTACGCCAAGTGCCTCGATGGGCGCGACAGTCAAATCAATCGCCGAATCGAGGCAGCCCTAACACCTGAGGAGGTGCCTTCATTCATGTGACTATGAATCACCAGCGCGACCTGCATGGTCGGGGTTGTAGGTCCTGACCATGCACAGTCGACACCAGCAGAGCGAACCTGCCTAGCTCTCCTAGGTTTCGCCTCTACGCTCTGCATCTTACTATGTCTCATGACCCGTAGTTAATCTCTTGATCGTTGATATCACCGACCTGCCGAGGCTGGGATCATCCGCATACTGACGAAGTATGCTGACCGTTTCCTCGTTTCCCACATATTCCAGCAATTGAATAATGCTAAATATTCTGTCGGGGTCACTGAAGCTGTCTATAGACGACAGCTCCTCTCGATGCAGGAAACCCCATTCGAGTATGTTACGCAATTCGCTCGGAAAGAGTTC
The nucleotide sequence above comes from Nonomuraea helvata. Encoded proteins:
- a CDS encoding LamG-like jellyroll fold domain-containing protein, yielding MRSQYANQFRWDRHGTDLSFLSLLEPALVVYGPAVGPLLAAACQVPAEKLTDGMLIRWRVRGVTTGGVSGVWSGWQSAKVDLKKPGVSGWGMTPATQMSGSWMVSSLTPWVYAKVTDPESRSSFLTVEVEHDPLAAGQGTGLIYGGTGAQAASSGTNAWIQLPAAKLQDGWLVRWRVQAKTSSGVVGPWSEWNNAKIDLKKPSVEGLGMDPAVRGTASWTAGSLTPWLYAKITDPENRAMKLSVEVEHDPAAAEQGTGQIWAGTTTSESATGTTAWIAVPADKLKDGWQIRWRAQAKTTTGGQVSPWSDWVYARISALPFETFSPENNTQVGTLTPVLSANARPLNEAPVNYWFQVCEGTAPNWTWCESSPQWSTTGAWQVPDKKLAWGKTYSWMAKAATTYTTVTSAWRTFTPAVEQGNINALLAGGTQGRDFNHVSGNYAHTATDASVAVVGPPLSVTRTYNSLDPRTSGAFGAGWTTRWDMRIEVEPQGSLLVTYPAGEQMRFAPKGDGTFAAPSGTFATLSVEAGGGWRLMDKSATSYWFDQAGNLTKITDHRGRSQELARGTDGKLAKVTATGGRSLTFAWTGNHVTSVSTDPVDGKPLTWTYAYDGDQLVKVCPPTSATACTGYAYTAASRYKSVVLDSTPEYYYRLNETATTTGTKVASSAGWNITEEQAKLTGTTPADLGVGVQGALGGSPDVAMRFKGAATSTFVQLPRSTISGQGGELAVEAWFKTTTSGTIIGMQNSADNTPSAFTPVAYVGTDGKLRAQFYTGAHTPITSATTVNNGAWHHVVLSGHKDTQTLYLDGAQVGTLAGEIKHGDQWETRIGSGYASTAWPSSTTTTKAFPFNGDIDEVAVYGKPLGAPTVQRHYAARNPQPQLTKVTLPSGRVNADNTYAADGGRLVTHVDANGGKWTLSEPVYAKQTTISTFATVTVTDPANGIVTYVSDAQRGNRAVSQSDQVGATTKWAYDVGGYPAKVFDPNNNVVEFAYDARGNLLSKKTCRKTGVNCSMEYSSYFIDADNPFNPRNDLQTARRDARSASPTDDTYQTSWLHNAFGEEIKVTTAATEDFPTGRSASKVYTDGTEPAVGGGAMPAGLMKSAKDLKGNETTYAYTAAGDLAEQRNPEGLLVKLSYDALGRLREKSEVSQAHPDGVKTAITYDEVGRVATQTEPGVKNEVSGVTHTKRTTYGYDPDGNRLSETISDLTGGDAERATVYTYDTHGRVETATDPEGGVVRQSWDTIGSLATVTDTKGAVVEYGYSKRGELASKTLKGWTGSPVNPQPAKDVVLESFSYDPGGRLAAHSDAMGRKTTFTYFDNNLLAQKTASAVKLNGSTTAARDVVLEDHAYDAAGNQIKLVTGGGKVTTEYVYDAAARLTSQTLDPSDLNRKTVFSYDANGNTTKAARTGAGSTRTEITEYGYNKTNLVTKTTVENGDVDLVSTVTYDDRGLAITSTDPRGNADGANKADFTTEMRYDALGRLVEATGPQVKVDKAGTAADARPTVHFGYDTLGAKTHETDAEGRTVTSTFDKAGQLTSRRAQLHPTWRHRPHLGSLLRLRRRRAAHLHHRPARLRHLLRLRPTRPTGPHHRPHRRRPERRRLGERVRHGRRETRQRRPDRRPQRGHLRRSRPADHHHPDRTQTRQRRLHHHHGVRRRRTTDQADRPRLRNRHQGHQLRGQRGR